A window of Phycobacter azelaicus contains these coding sequences:
- a CDS encoding DUF2849 domain-containing protein encodes MPRPFTPKIITANDLLEGDVIYFTANGSWSRNLAEAELIVDEAEAQLRLLEAERDALSVVGIYLTDAKAGPNGPEPVHFREDFRRTGPSNYAHGKQEAKLEALENV; translated from the coding sequence ATGCCACGCCCCTTTACCCCGAAAATCATCACCGCCAACGACCTTTTGGAAGGCGATGTGATTTACTTCACCGCAAACGGCAGCTGGAGCCGCAATCTGGCCGAGGCCGAGTTGATCGTGGACGAGGCCGAAGCGCAGCTGCGCCTTCTGGAGGCTGAGCGTGACGCCCTCAGCGTGGTCGGCATCTACCTGACCGACGCAAAAGCAGGCCCGAACGGCCCCGAGCCTGTGCATTTCCGCGAGGATTTCCGTCGCACAGGTCCATCGAACTATGCCCATGGCAAACAGGAAGCCAAGCTGGAGGCCCTCGAGAATGTATAA
- the cobA gene encoding uroporphyrinogen-III C-methyltransferase translates to MSSFAPILPPASTRHADGMCCPAPGEVAFAGSGPGDPDLLTLKVLRAMQQAGVILFDRLVSTEILALSGPGATLEDVGKEGFGPSMSQEEICARIVAHAKAGKKVLRLKSGDPTVFGRLDEELTACDEAGIGYRILPGITAASAAVAAIGQSLTQRGRNSSVRFLTGHDMRGFADHDWAALARPGEVAAIYMGKKSARFVQGRLLMHGAERETPVTIVENASRADQRVLETTLDHLPADLAAAGFDGPALTFLGLAPRQSIAALTDLTNTLKAELA, encoded by the coding sequence ATGTCCAGCTTTGCCCCGATCCTTCCCCCTGCCAGCACCCGGCATGCGGACGGCATGTGCTGCCCTGCGCCGGGTGAGGTTGCCTTTGCAGGCTCTGGCCCGGGCGATCCGGACCTTCTGACCCTGAAGGTGCTGCGTGCAATGCAACAGGCGGGCGTGATCCTGTTCGACCGCCTTGTCAGCACCGAGATCCTCGCCCTCTCTGGCCCGGGCGCCACGCTAGAGGATGTGGGGAAGGAGGGCTTTGGCCCCTCCATGTCGCAGGAAGAGATCTGCGCCCGCATCGTGGCCCATGCCAAGGCTGGCAAGAAGGTGCTGCGCCTGAAATCCGGTGATCCCACCGTCTTTGGCCGCCTCGATGAAGAGCTGACCGCCTGCGACGAAGCCGGGATTGGCTACAGGATCCTGCCAGGGATCACCGCAGCCTCAGCCGCCGTGGCCGCCATCGGCCAAAGCCTCACACAGCGCGGGCGCAATTCCTCGGTGCGGTTCCTGACGGGGCACGACATGCGCGGCTTTGCCGATCACGACTGGGCCGCGCTGGCGCGCCCCGGCGAGGTGGCCGCCATCTATATGGGCAAGAAATCCGCCCGCTTCGTGCAAGGGCGCCTGCTGATGCATGGCGCTGAGCGCGAAACCCCGGTGACCATCGTCGAAAACGCCTCGCGCGCCGATCAGCGGGTGCTTGAGACCACGCTGGACCACCTGCCCGCCGATCTTGCCGCTGCCGGATTTGACGGCCCGGCCCTTACCTTCCTTGGTCTTGCACCGCGCCAAAGCATTGCCGCGCTGACCGACCTCACAAACACACTGAAAGCGGAGCTTGCCTGA